One window of Nocardia sp. NBC_00508 genomic DNA carries:
- a CDS encoding MFS transporter yields the protein MTTQTTGRAPTRPRASARDWAGLSVLALALLLLAVDATVLDLAVPAISADLAPTTPQLLWIIDVYSFVLAGLLVVMGNLGDRIGRRKLLLIGAAGFGVASVLAAWAMTPEMLIAARVLQGVAGATLMPATLGLIRSMFLDPRQRTVAIAVWSAMAGGGAAAGPLLGGWLLEHYWWGSVFLVNLPVMLVLLGLGPVLVPESRDPRPGRFDLPSAALSMLALVPLVYAVKEFAAHGPSLGLAAIGALGVFAGVWFVRRQRGLAQPMLDLALFAVPKFRTAVVTNLLAVFALAGVLFFGSQYLQLVLGRSPMQAGLLLLPGLLASMIASLAAAWLVRRIRPGAVLGGALTTAALGAALFGWLGPDASVSTTPFVLGFLFVGAGVGVALTVSSDLVVSSAPVERAGAAAAVSETAYETGIALGVAVLGSVVMAIFRNGLDLTDVPGDQTGAATESLGSATAFARELPEAAGNAFLVSVHEAFVSGIHFAAIGTMSILLLAAAVAFRLRSARG from the coding sequence ATGACCACCCAGACCACCGGCCGTGCACCCACCCGGCCCCGCGCGAGCGCGCGCGACTGGGCGGGGTTGTCCGTGCTCGCGCTCGCCCTGCTGCTGCTCGCCGTGGACGCGACGGTGCTCGATCTGGCCGTGCCCGCGATCAGCGCCGATCTCGCACCCACTACGCCGCAACTGCTGTGGATCATCGACGTCTATTCGTTCGTCCTGGCTGGACTGCTCGTCGTCATGGGCAACCTCGGCGACCGGATCGGGCGGCGCAAGTTGCTGCTGATCGGCGCGGCCGGATTCGGCGTCGCCTCGGTGCTGGCCGCCTGGGCGATGACGCCGGAAATGCTGATCGCGGCGCGCGTGCTGCAGGGTGTCGCGGGAGCGACGCTGATGCCCGCGACCCTGGGCCTGATCCGGTCGATGTTCCTCGATCCGCGACAGCGGACCGTCGCCATCGCGGTGTGGAGCGCGATGGCGGGCGGCGGCGCTGCGGCGGGACCGCTGCTCGGCGGCTGGCTGCTCGAGCACTACTGGTGGGGGTCGGTGTTCCTGGTGAACCTCCCGGTCATGCTGGTGCTGCTGGGTCTGGGGCCGGTGCTGGTCCCGGAGTCGCGCGATCCGCGACCCGGCCGCTTCGACCTGCCCAGCGCGGCGCTGTCGATGCTCGCGCTGGTGCCGCTGGTATATGCGGTGAAGGAGTTCGCGGCACATGGACCCAGCCTCGGCCTGGCCGCGATCGGTGCGCTCGGTGTGTTCGCGGGCGTGTGGTTCGTGCGCAGGCAGCGAGGGCTGGCGCAACCGATGCTGGACCTGGCGCTGTTCGCGGTGCCCAAGTTCCGCACGGCGGTGGTGACCAACCTGCTCGCGGTGTTCGCGCTGGCGGGTGTGCTGTTCTTCGGCTCGCAGTACCTTCAGCTGGTGCTCGGGCGCTCGCCGATGCAGGCGGGGTTGTTGCTCCTGCCCGGACTGCTGGCCAGCATGATCGCCTCGCTCGCCGCGGCATGGCTGGTGCGGCGTATACGGCCGGGCGCGGTGCTCGGCGGCGCGCTCACCACGGCGGCGCTCGGTGCCGCGCTGTTCGGTTGGCTCGGTCCGGACGCGTCGGTCAGTACGACGCCGTTCGTCCTCGGCTTCCTCTTCGTGGGCGCGGGCGTGGGGGTAGCGCTGACCGTTTCGTCGGATCTGGTGGTCAGCTCGGCGCCGGTGGAGCGAGCGGGCGCGGCCGCCGCCGTATCGGAGACCGCGTACGAGACCGGTATCGCGCTGGGCGTCGCGGTGCTAGGCAGCGTGGTGATGGCGATCTTTCGCAACGGACTCGACCTGACCGACGTGCCGGGCGATCAGACCGGCGCCGCCACCGAATCCCTTGGCTCCGCCACGGCTTTCGCCCGTGAGCTGCCGGAGGCCGCGGGGAACGCGTTCCTCGTCTCGGTGCACGAGGCGTTCGTCTCGGGCATCCATTTCGCGGCCATCGGCACCATGTCGATCCTGCTGCTCGCCGCCGCGGTGGCGTTCCGCTTGCGCAGCGCCCGCGGGTAA
- a CDS encoding chorismate mutase yields MRRVVFAILAAALLMWPASAGASPADGSLDRLVALVVERLDTADAVAAAKWAAAGERGIEPAIDDPVREAEVYDAMARLGNGRELPENWVRQVFVGQIEANKTVQRGLILRWRFDPAAAPTAPAALAFVRPVIDRVNVEILDQLAAHRAEMIAPDCTERLARSVFGVLVTGRLDALHQAALVRAAVALCPA; encoded by the coding sequence ATGCGCAGAGTCGTGTTTGCGATCCTTGCGGCGGCGCTGCTCATGTGGCCGGCTAGCGCGGGCGCTTCCCCGGCCGACGGATCGCTGGACCGGCTGGTCGCGCTGGTCGTCGAGCGGCTGGATACCGCCGACGCGGTGGCCGCGGCGAAGTGGGCGGCGGCCGGCGAGCGCGGCATCGAGCCGGCCATCGACGATCCCGTCCGGGAGGCCGAGGTCTACGACGCGATGGCCCGGCTCGGCAATGGCCGTGAGCTGCCGGAGAACTGGGTACGACAGGTGTTCGTCGGCCAGATCGAGGCGAACAAGACGGTGCAGCGCGGCCTGATCCTGCGATGGCGCTTCGACCCTGCCGCGGCGCCGACCGCCCCCGCCGCCCTCGCATTCGTGCGCCCGGTCATCGACCGGGTGAACGTCGAAATCCTCGACCAGCTGGCCGCCCACCGGGCCGAGATGATCGCCCCGGACTGCACGGAACGGTTGGCGCGCAGCGTCTTCGGCGTGCTCGTCACCGGCCGGCTCGACGCCCTGCACCAGGCCGCGCTGGTGCGAGCCGCGGTCGCGCTCTGCCCGGCCTGA
- a CDS encoding DUF4407 domain-containing protein, producing MTVTGLFTWLGGGRTSEITDRHERAGYAVTGAAVLLFATISGAVAALAAASTAWPLWATITAALVIAALTAALARAVATARPSGGPDRLGLIARIAVAVLVGGLIAELAAVALFGASVDRMLDADAQRSAESAPQVVAAQGELDRAKADRAALDQPIAKAQLDIDRALVIARCEYNPTPECPQTRITGVPGRGPEAQTANDMLDDARGQLATAHGRVDAADRRIADDQDALSAARSASFDSADRGLGARWQAMNDYTVREALPLRILTIVAFVVLALLPLVLRWWRGETSFDRHNAARSVHDRAEREADTAIAVKQAEVRAEAETLRAEQQLTAARLAVEADTAIDRERQRTRIIAAIGGIEIGITEPPRRPELPAAADDRKDSTVPHEVTPNLPAPVTANSPAPVVAATPPAPQSGGLELPLIGTVPFTDTAARFIRPLVPSFVANAIDTATHPLRTARQAFEEVEEITFTLRRTRKVTIDGQTSHPQTVGVPVGYQLQPGSPEVAHAQHIASTIVDADYSGPHAPRYSLPPTGAAGYGLPTGTNREELPSHHHGELPHANRRELPPGR from the coding sequence ATGACCGTCACCGGCTTGTTCACCTGGCTCGGCGGGGGCCGGACCAGCGAAATCACCGATCGCCACGAGCGCGCCGGCTATGCCGTCACGGGCGCCGCCGTGCTGCTGTTCGCGACGATTTCCGGCGCGGTCGCCGCGCTGGCCGCGGCCTCGACCGCATGGCCGCTGTGGGCGACCATAACGGCAGCGCTCGTGATCGCGGCGCTGACCGCCGCGCTCGCGCGAGCGGTGGCGACGGCGCGGCCGAGCGGAGGGCCGGATCGGCTCGGGCTGATCGCGCGCATCGCGGTCGCCGTGCTGGTCGGCGGATTGATCGCCGAACTCGCCGCGGTCGCGCTTTTCGGCGCGTCGGTCGATCGGATGCTGGACGCCGACGCCCAGCGTTCGGCCGAATCGGCTCCGCAGGTCGTCGCGGCGCAGGGCGAACTGGACCGGGCCAAGGCCGACCGCGCCGCGCTCGACCAGCCGATCGCCAAGGCGCAGCTGGATATCGACCGTGCGTTGGTGATCGCCCGCTGCGAGTACAACCCGACCCCCGAATGCCCGCAGACCAGGATCACCGGCGTACCCGGCCGCGGGCCGGAGGCACAGACGGCCAACGACATGCTCGACGACGCCCGCGGGCAGCTCGCCACGGCACACGGCCGGGTGGACGCGGCCGACCGGCGAATCGCCGACGACCAGGATGCCCTTTCCGCCGCACGGTCGGCCTCGTTCGACAGCGCCGATCGCGGGCTCGGCGCGCGCTGGCAGGCGATGAACGACTACACGGTGCGTGAGGCGTTGCCGCTGCGCATTCTCACCATCGTGGCGTTCGTCGTGCTCGCCCTGCTGCCACTGGTGCTGCGCTGGTGGCGTGGGGAGACCTCGTTCGACCGGCACAACGCGGCGCGCAGCGTACACGACCGCGCCGAGCGCGAAGCCGACACGGCTATTGCGGTCAAGCAGGCCGAAGTGCGTGCCGAAGCGGAAACTCTGCGCGCCGAACAGCAACTCACCGCCGCCCGCCTCGCCGTCGAGGCGGACACGGCCATCGACCGGGAACGGCAGCGCACCCGCATCATCGCGGCCATCGGCGGCATCGAGATCGGTATCACCGAACCGCCGCGCCGGCCCGAACTTCCCGCCGCGGCGGACGATCGAAAGGACAGCACTGTGCCCCATGAGGTGACGCCGAACCTACCCGCACCCGTGACCGCGAACTCGCCCGCTCCCGTCGTCGCGGCCACTCCCCCCGCACCCCAGAGCGGTGGCCTCGAGCTGCCGCTGATCGGTACGGTGCCGTTCACCGACACCGCCGCCCGCTTCATCCGGCCGCTGGTCCCGTCATTCGTCGCCAATGCGATCGACACCGCGACGCACCCGCTGCGCACCGCGCGCCAGGCGTTCGAGGAGGTCGAAGAGATCACCTTCACCCTGCGCCGCACCCGGAAGGTCACCATCGACGGCCAGACCTCGCACCCGCAGACCGTGGGCGTTCCGGTCGGCTACCAGCTCCAGCCCGGCTCCCCCGAGGTCGCGCACGCGCAGCACATCGCGTCCACCATCGTGGACGCCGACTATTCCGGTCCGCACGCGCCGCGCTACTCCCTTCCCCCGACCGGCGCCGCAGGCTACGGCCTGCCCACCGGCACGAACCGGGAAGAACTCCCCAGCCACCACCACGGCGAACTCCCCCACGCCAACCGCCGCGAACTCCCACCCGGCCGGTGA